From the genome of Triticum aestivum cultivar Chinese Spring chromosome 3B, IWGSC CS RefSeq v2.1, whole genome shotgun sequence, one region includes:
- the LOC123065770 gene encoding serine/arginine repetitive matrix protein 1: protein MGCCFSKKRMKHPDGSAALPRRYKPEDRDPPPPPSPEEEKVKEVLSETPSTKVAAEPKPVANVVAVEEQEVLKVKASVDPVPAVSDLGSCLSMATDERSEAASESSVATSSLAGPDRSPGKPARKRAVSGELGLVRRDRAVTAAYGVRSRSCRGSPSPPPRREPRERSVRRSPSPAAKRASPEQHRAASPVASLQRKPPVPSRPCSRASPRRAREAPPPLSPPPQPEDDAVTTAGEESVAEANAGADGDGEGKESLENPLVSMECFIFL, encoded by the coding sequence ATGGGCTGTTGCTTCAGCAAGAAGCGCATGAAGCATCCTGACGGCTCTGCTGCCCTCCCTCGCCGCTACAAGCCGGAGGACCGCGAccccccgcccccgccgtcgccggaggaggagaaggtcaAGGAGGTGCTCTCGGAGACGCCGAGCACCAAGGTGGCGGCCGAGCCTAAGCCCGTCGCCAATGTGGTGGCTGTGGAGGAGCAAGAAGTGCTGAAGGTGAAGGCTAGTGTCGACCCCGTCCCGGCGGTGAGCGATCTAGGGAGCTGCCTGTCGATGGCCACCGACGAGAGGTCCGAGGCGGCGTCCGAGTCGTCCGTCGCGACCAGCTCGCTGGCGGGGCCGGACCGGTCACCTGGGAAGCCAGCCAGGAAGCGCGCTGTCTCCGGCGAGCTGGGGTTAGTCCGGCGCGACCGCGCTGTCACCGCCGCCTATGGCGTCCGGTCCCGCAGCTGCCGGGGCTCGCCGTCCCCTCCCCCACGGCGGGAGCCACGGGAGCGATCCGTGCGGAGGTCGCCGTCGCCCGCGGCGAAGCGGGCGTCGCCGGAGCAGCATCGGGCCGCGAGCCCGGTCGCGTCCCTGCAGCGTAAGCCGCCCGTCCCGAGCAGGCCGTGCAGCCGCGCCTCGCCGCGGCGGGCGCGGGAGGCGCCTCCTCCGCTGTCCCCGCCCCCGCAGCCGGAAGACGACGCCGTCACGACGGCAGGCGAGGAAAGCGTCGCGGAGGCCAATGCCGgtgccgacggcgacggcgagggaaAGGAGTCGCTGGAGAACCCGCTGGTGTCCATGGAGTGCTTCATCTTCCTTTGA